Below is a genomic region from Lusitaniella coriacea LEGE 07157.
GCCGATGACGAATTTCCCGGTCGGATTGACCAAAAAGCGCGTATTGGCATCGGGTTTCACGTTAATATCCGCAAACACCGGTTGCACGACGACTTCTTGGAGATCGGCTTTTATTTTTTCCTGAATGGCAGTATTGTCTGTCAGTTCGTCGATGGTTTCTGCGTGCTGCGTGGAAATTAAGATCGTATCGATGCCCACGGGTTTGCCGTCTTCGTAGATGACGCTCACTTGCGTTTTGCCGTCGGGACCGAGATAAGAGAGTTGCCCTGTTTTGCGCACCGCAGCAAGTCGCCGGGAAATTCGGTGAGCCAAACTAATGGGCATGGGCATCATTTCGGGGGTTTCGTTGCAAGCAAAGCCAAACATTAAACCTTGGTCGCCCGCCCCAATTTTATCGAGTTCGTCATCGCTCATCTCTTCTCGCTGTTCTTGAGCGGCGGTAACGCCTTGAGCAATATCGGGCGATTGTTCGTCTAGGGCAATGAGAACCGAGCAACTGTTGGCAGAGAAGCCATTATTCGCATTGGTATAGCCTATTTCAGCTATTTTTCTGCGAGCGAGATCGATATAGTTGATGTGAGCTTTCGAGGTGATTTCCCCTGTAATCAGCACTAGACCCGTGTTTACCACTACTTCCGCTGCAACGCGGCTGTAGGGGTCTTCTGTCAATAGAGCATCTAAAATTGCGTCGGAAATTTGATCGCAAATTTTGTCGGGATGACCTTCTGTGACTGATTCGGAGGTAAAGAGATAGCGACGAGACAACGTTAAATAGTCCTCCTAGAACAAGCGATGGTACAAGATGAAATTTTGTTAGTTAACTTCCCATCATACAAAAGGAATCCGGAGGATAGGAAAAAATACACAATAAGGAAAGTCGTTTGTGGATATGGGGATAGCTAAGGCTTTAGGAAAAAACAAGGAACGCGATCGTAATCTTTTTTATTTCTCTTTGTATTACTCTCAGTAGGTTCTGCTAGTATGTCAATCACTCTACTTGCAACTTTAAGGGTTTTATTCAAAAAATAAAGCTTAGTTTGAAGTTTCTGTGAAGTCACATGATTTCTATTGAAGAAAAATATTTTCACT
It encodes:
- the metK gene encoding methionine adenosyltransferase, whose translation is MSRRYLFTSESVTEGHPDKICDQISDAILDALLTEDPYSRVAAEVVVNTGLVLITGEITSKAHINYIDLARRKIAEIGYTNANNGFSANSCSVLIALDEQSPDIAQGVTAAQEQREEMSDDELDKIGAGDQGLMFGFACNETPEMMPMPISLAHRISRRLAAVRKTGQLSYLGPDGKTQVSVIYEDGKPVGIDTILISTQHAETIDELTDNTAIQEKIKADLQEVVVQPVFADINVKPDANTRFLVNPTGKFVIGGPQGDSGLTGRKIIVDTYGGYSRHGGGAFSGKDPTKVDRSAAYACRYAAKNIVAAGLAEKCEVQVSYAIGVARPVSILVETFGTGKVGEDVLLELVQKHFELRPAGIIQTFNLRHLPAERGGRFYQNIAAYGHLGRIDLDLPWEQTDKAELLKEAATALSVATA